The genome window ATCTGATCATGAATAACGTTGTGGGTCTCATGACTCGCAGCTTCGAGCGTCGCTGCGAGAGCCTGTATGGGCCCCCGTCGGCGACGAAGGTGTCGCTGCCGGTCCTGTCCTGAAGAGACGTGTCCATCTCATAATCCCGTTTTCTGGTTCGCTAACACACTGAATATTCGTTGTTCCGGCACCGCACGTGTTGCGTGGGCGCTCTTGAGGATGTGCGCGAGCGGGCGTTCGGatgacacgcacacacgcacagcataGCGCCATGGCGCATGCGCAAgagcaggggggggggcgattGAGTTCGTCCCGAGGAGGAAACAAGGTAAGGTGCAGCCCCTGCGGTGAAGTTGTGTCAGGGATTCCCACACGCTGGCGGCGTCTCTATCTCGGTGCGGGAGTGTGAATACCAAGGTGCTCGCTGTCGGCTTCTTCATTGCAcaccaccctctctctttctctttctctgtgtgtgtgtcttctggTGCGTACGTGCCATGCTGCATGCCAGGCAGACACCCGCTGATCCCTCGTGACCACTGCCCATGCATGCCCTGTTTCGTGTTTGTTTCACCCACGATCATCATCAGCGCCCTCGCCAGGTcgtgcttctcttcctccgcctGTGGCGCTGAGTAGTGGATGGCATTCTTTAAGCTCGTTAAACAACGAAAGGAAAGCATAGGCATGCACGCATCCTCTTGCAATCTTGCGTGTTGCCCTTATCGCTCGACGGATGCCTCTCTGCACCCTCTTCCCGcggatgtgtgtgcgtgtgcgtgtgcgtgcacacagGTGGTGAGGTGGGTGGGCGTGGTGGGCACGCCGGAACATGTGTGTGACACTTCAGTCGCCCTCGGTGCGCTGCCCATACGCACAAAGTGCTCTACACTCTCCTTGCCTTCTAACGacacccacacacgtgcgATCCAATCCGTTTGTggctctctgcctcttccttGCTGGCTCGTTCAGTCCTCAtgccaccccaccccacccctcctccatcggcctctctgtgtctgcgtgtgtgctcagTCGCGCGCAGAACGGAGATGAACctcccccaacacacacacacacacacacacacacacacacatgtttACTGAGTGCATAGTCTGTTGCTGACGTGCGCCCTACGGAGCGTGCAGtcgtctgcgtgcgcgcgagcgtCAGCGGCTGTCAACCATGCCTGCGTCGTCTCAACAGGCaggccggcagcgccaccggaGCTTGCAGGACGGACTGGTGCGCGACAGCAACGGCCGGCGGGACGTGGCCATTCACCGGATCTACTCCTCCGACTACCACGCACCGACGTGTGCTGGGCTGCCGCATCGTCGTATGTGTTCTCGCCCTCGTCGTCTTTGTGCTGGACGTAGTAGGACAGCAAGTCACCTACCGCCGGGCCACCGGCATGAAAGCGGTCACCTACCGCTCGGTGTGGCAGATCAAGAAGACGAGGTGCACATGGGAGAACGACAGAGCCACGGCAGGAGAACACCGGAGGGGCGGTTCTGGCCAACCCCCGCTGTCGTCATCGGCTTCAACCCTTTCCTCTTCGCAGCCGTTTACACCCTCGTATTGGACTCGCGACGAGCGACCAGCGCCAGTCGgggtgctggcgcgctgcAACCTGCTGCCTAAGCACggcgcggagagagagagggcaacGCGCTGcacaacggcggcgagcatggccgcgacagcagcaacaccgaGTCTGGCTCCTTTCCGTACGCCAACTCGCACATCTCAAACAACGGACCAGTGAAGGAGGTGCCCCTCACGAGACCCgcgaggcgcggcggcgcaagcTGGATGGAGATCTGGTCATTTTCGACTCTCACCATGCTTATCTGTGCTGCCGTATGTGCCCTGGTGACCGGCATCATGGCGGCCTCGTACAACAACAGCGAGGTTAACGAGGGCGACGGCACGACACGCCTCACCGCCGGCTTTGCCTTATTCACTGTGGTCATGGTTATCGCCCTCGTCACGTTCATCGCGCTGGGTGGCCCAACCGAGGCACGGCTGCACCTCAGCTGCCCTCccgcggtggaggagagtCGGCTAACGGTGCTGCGTGGGGGTTCGGAtgaagaggaggcgcagatgGCAACGCAGGTGCCACGGGCAATGGTAGAGATCGCGCCGCGACAGAGAAATGGTGCCGAGGCGAAAGGCAAGGGACGCTGATCAGCAGCAGGCCCCACCCAGCAGCCCCTATTACATGGACTATGCTGATTCCCAAGTCGCACAGGAGCACATCGGCGCTGGTGACACCGGTGGCATGAATGTGGCGCAGGACATCCTGATCGCGACGCCCGGCCGCCTCCCGCGGCTATCTCGCAAGCGAATGGCCGCTACCACTAGGTGTCCGCACAGCAggcccctcttcctccgcccaagagagagagcgagtaCACAGCCGACGCCTGCTACCAGCCCCCGCCGCAGCTCTCCCACGTCAGCGAGAATCCAGAGACGCTGGATAAGCTCAacagaagagagggaaatgggggggggaggaacACGCGtcctcttctccatcttctcgtctgcgcacgcgctggcgTCTGCTttcgtatgcgtgtgtgacAGGCGGTTCTTTGCGCGTCTTTCGCGACCCTTCCgagcacaggcacgcacaacTCGTGAGAGGGGAtgccccgccgctgcgatcGGCGGTGCACTTCTGCCTTCTCCCTTTCACATTTCTGTCGAGCTCGTGTGCCACTGAggggcggagcagcagcagcagcaggcgctaCATttggagcgcgtgcgcgtgccgtaGGACTTCGGCGTGTTCTCTCACCTGCTCGgtgcgtctctcgctctccttcgccTTGACGCCTTTCTTCTCCGTTTGGTTAACTGGCTTCACtcccttgtgtgtgtgtgtttctctctcctctcgaAGCGAGACGAGTGCTACACGCTGCATGCTGAGTGCGCTGCCCACATGAAGGCAGCGCTGTCTGCCATTCTTGTGGGAGGGTGAGGATGTCTGCCTCTATGGTGGGTAGGCCCggctgccctcctcctcgacccCTCGTCCCTCAACGACACGCGACCAGCCCCACATGGAGGGTCCTTTACGTACATCGACGATGCTATTCGACCTTCATGTCCACTTTCCCACGGGCACGCCCGCAAgcagatgcacacacagccgcAGATCGCCtaccgctgcggcaccacggATACACCCTGGCCGTCTAGGACGAACCGTCTGCCGTCGAATCGGGCCATGCGTGGTACGGGCTCCTCTTGTCCTTCCTCGTTCCTTCTTCCCATACGTGCGGCGCGGTCGGCGCCAGACGGACACTCCGGTGGGCTGCATGCCTTGATCCAAGCGCGCCGCGCTCAGAGCCGTGCTCAaggggcggaagcggtgaGCTTTTGTGGTGTAGGCAGCAAGGTGTGGTTCAGGCGCGTGCCAGACAAGAAAAGACATGGCTAGCCAGAGAGGGCCATTGGCCGGGATGGACCGTCCTCCATCCATCCTCCTAATGGCGTGAGACGTCGCTCGGAgctgcgctgcttcggcCTTTTCCATCCTTTCCCGTCTTTGCCTTTACTCGCCACCCCTGCCTGCCCATCCAATCAACCGTGCCGGTGACTGGGGAGGCGCCAgggtgatggtgatgggggaggggcaccaTTTTGGGAGGAGTCTTGAGAGAACGATTGGTAGTCGGCGGTGCTTGAATGGTGTACAAGTAGCCCGCTGCACGGCTTTCCTTGCCAGCGTCTCCGTTCTTcctgcgcgcctctctctacCTTAATCGCCTCGCTctgtcgccgcctccctcctccctctcccactcGTTGTTTTGCACTTGGAATGCGCGGATGCCGCCTCACTGGCGCACTTGCAGTTCTCCACTCTTTCTCGCCAACTGCGGAGGTGAAGGGGCGCACAtatcccctcctccctccgcctctctgcgCCTCACATGCGAAGGCTCTCCGGCTCGCCGATGGCGTCCTCTGCCCACGAAGCAGctgacgccggcagcggcgacgtggaTATGGCGGgggtgcaggtgctggagagcAGCGTAGATTTCATGTCACTCTTCTACTGCCACCTCACTTCTTGTCCGCCGCACGGGCCATTTGTGTACTACGCCGCCATGACGCTTCTGAGGCGTGCGAAGCGGCGGtacggcgccagcggcagcaacagcgtcACGGGCGCGGACGTCTGCAGCGCCTATGCGTCGTGGAGTAATGACGCGATGGGTGcggacggcgcagctgcggttCTCCGCGCGCTGACGATCCCGAATGTGATGGCGCTGATCGAGAAGCGCTATGATACGTCACACTTGTCGAACTGGCCGCTTCTATACGTGCCGGCAGAGATACGCAGCGCGGATGTGGACGCCCTGatacagcggcggcagcagcagccgcagcaggggTAGTGAAACGCAGTTGTGAAACTGGTGTTAACGCCTTGCGGTGTTGTTGCTGCAGCGGAAAAGGGGCGCTGGGAGGGTAACGGCTGCGTTCTCCGATGAACCTTGCCGTGTgttgcgtctctctccctctgccttcGAAGACCGAAACTAGAGTTGATGAGACCCGCACAGAAGACACAGggaacgcaaaaaaaaaagatggaaGCAGCATTGCATGTGCGAAGGGAGAATGGCAGCGTCTCGTGCAGACCAGCCCCCGCCCACTtacctcctccaccccccctcgcacacacgcgcacacactccAACAGGCATAAGTAGCATGCCCACGCGTCCAGCGTTGCGATTCTTGCCCTCTGCTCGCTGTCCATGCCGctcccaccctcctccagcgtcatCTCTCACTCTTTCGCACTTCGTCTTCGCGTCTCACACTCCCTCTCGGCTTGAGTTGATGCATCACTCGCTCGCATTCcctgcgccgcgctcgtgCGACGCTCGCTGAccggtgtcgctgctgtgtcTTCTTGGCCTCCACTGATTGCCCTTCACAGTTGCTGGCCGCTTCCAACCTCTAGCTGATCACTCGACCGCACACTGTCACACGACTCTTCGGTTTTTCAACTTTCCCTGCCGTTACTCTCATCCTTCCCAGTAAAGTTCACagacacgcccacgcacgaTGGCCTCGCATGCTGAGGGacgtctgctgcgccgctcggTGCCCTACGTGGAGTCGTGGATCGCGGAGCTGACCCCCAAGCCTGTAgcctctgccgctggtgccgctcctgctccgAAGGGCAAGGCGAagggtggcgctgcgtcgactGGCACTGAGAACGCCACGGCCATgtcgcggtgctgcttcGCGGTCGGCAAGGTGCTGGAGGTGTCACGCCACCCGGAGAGCGAGAAGCTGTACATCGAGAAGATTGACCTCGGCGCGGAGTTGAACATGCTGAGCAACAACGAGCCGCGCACCATCCTCAGTGGATTGCAGGAGTTCGTAAAGGAGGAAGACTTCGTGAACCGCCTCGTGCTCGTGATTGCGAACCTGGAACCGCGCAAGATTGGCGGCATTCCGTCCGCTGGCATGGTGCTGTGCGCCTCCACCGGCGAGGACCCGCACGACCCCGCGTTGGCTGGTCAGGGGGAGCGcaaggtggtgctgctggacatCCCGGAGGGGACGGCCGTCGGGGAGCGCGTAGTGTTCGAGGGGCACGACATGCCGTACGAGCCGGTTCTGAAGAAAAAGCTTGCCAAGAACTTTGAGGAGGTCATGAAGgacgtgtgcagcagcgccgacggcgtggTGTGCTGGCAGGGGAAGCCTTTCCAGACCTCGGCCGGCGTCATCAAGGCATCCCTGTGCAACGCTCGTATCTCGTAACCACAGAATAAGTGGAAGAAGacgaaggggaagggggggagctcgtgtgtgcgcgtcgcgCGGAGAAAGCCgcacgcccctcccccctccccccgagCACTACAGTTTTCGTCGTCTCCCTTTCAACAACCTGCCACTGAAATGAACCCCACACATCGAAGGCAACGAAGAAGTCTGCGCTGGCAAGACGAGTACGCGCGCGCTTCGGCGCTCGCACGCCTCCGTCCTTCTCTGTCGGGTTGGCGCCATCCATCTCTGTCCAACGCGACGTACaccacagaaaaaaaaagacacgCTCTCACCTCCGCACGCTTTTTTCTACACACATCCCTCCTCCATGCGCTGCCGAGGTGCTCGGGGAAAAAGTCACTCCTACCTGGACTCGAACCAGGGTTATCGGATTCAGAGTCCGAGGTGATAACCGCTACACTATAGGAGCGCTCGTTGAAACGGCGCCCGGGATGTGCGGCATGGCCCCTCCCCTACCGCCGACGCCCGGCCGGGACTAGGCGGGGGTTAGGCTGGCGTGTGCTGGCACCGAGGGCCTTTCCGGCGAGAggttgggggggggcttTTTGGGGGGTGTTGTGGGCGTGGCTGGCCGCATTGTTCTGTGCACGGTGTGTGTCGCATCGGCGCCCTTCAAGTACGGGCGCGCGTGACGCACACCGCttgcggtgtgtgtgtgtgtgtggcgtgcGCTTGGTCACGGGAGGGGGGCCGGGGACTCTCGTACTCTTTCAATGCCACGGGACGCCTAGGCGTCGCCGTGTCGGTGCAACAGCGAGGGCATACAGGAGCAACACATCGTAAGAGAACGAAAGAAGAGACTCGAGTAATCACGCAGCGCGGTGAGGTCGTGCAGCCGCTCAAACCATCGGCCGTTCCCACGAGGTCGTCTTGGTGGCGTGGTTGATGTAGAAGGTGCGACCAGTGCCGGGATCGACACGCGCCTCccacggtggcggcagcgcaacCGCCCCACTCTGCatcggcgatggcgcgttcggcggtgtcggtggtgggGGCGCCTGTACCGCCGGCTTTGGCCTGGTCCAGCTCGTCTGCCGCGTCTTGTCATTGACGTAGAAGGTGCGGCCGGTGGCAGGGTCGACGCACGGCACCCAgtcgccgtcaccgcaaGCCTCAACGTTTCCGCTAGACGGCCGCACCGCGGGCAGCGGTGTGggcgccactgccggccGCTCCCAAGACGTCGTCTTGGTTTCGTGGTTGATGTAGAAGGTCCGACCCGTGCGAGGGTCCACGCGGGCCTCCCAcatcgccggcagcgccatcgcgccaccgccactggcATGGGAGCTGACGTTCGCGACGCTTGGCGGGGCCGCGACGCTCGGCTGTGGACGCTCccacgtcgtcgtcttcgatTTGTGGTCAACGTAAAAGGTGCGCCTGGTCTGCGGGTCCGTGCGCTCCTCCCAGCCGTCCGGTAGCGCACTGttcagctgcggctgcagttGCGCCGCGCGCCACGCCTGCACCTGTTCCTCCAGCTCCAACTGCTTCTGTGGCCCCAGCGGGTGCTGCCACGTCGAACGCGTCCGCCCTGTGGTGTCCGTGTACGCGTAGTagtgacgctgccgcgctgcatcGTAGACGAGGGCCCACTCGACTGGCAGGGTAGTGGACACCATCGGCTCACCAAGagacgccgccacgcccgCGACACCGTTGGCGGTAGAGAGGGGTGATGTGCTcaacggtggcggcatcgctgatggcggtgaggcgtgctgcaccaccaccggtgGGGACGTGGTGGTAGTGACGGTGTGCAGCGGGCCTGTCTCAAAGAATGAGGGCgcagctgttgctgttgctgttgctgctgctgctgctgcagaggcggTGAAGGGCAGTGCCGGCACGCTCGCCTGGTCCTTgtcggcgatgccgctggaGGAAGCGTTGCTGCTACTTTGAGaggttgccgccgccggctgtGGCCCGTTGGGTGGCGCAAACAATTCAGGCACCCTGGGCGCCGGAGGTGGGgccacagcggcggctgtcGATGCTTTCGGCATCACGACCGTTGCACCGGTGCCGGTGGTcggcttctgctgctgcaggcgcatcTGAAGCGCCTTTAGCTCTGTCAGCGCGGAGACGGACAGGTTGcccttctcctgctgctgcaccagcgccaaggcagcgacagcggcctCTGTGCTAGGCAGAAACGTGACGCCGTCGTGCTTCGCCATTGTCGCCACGCCGCCTGTTGTGCCGTACCGCGCTGACGCGTAGCCGAGCAGTTCCTCGGCCACCTCATCGCCCTCGTACACGGCAAACACAATCTCGCCACTCTCCCGCGAAGCGATCAGCTCCATCGCCGTGGAGAGGTATGCGTTGGGCGTTACAAGACAGAAGGCAAGCGCCCCGTGGCCATGTGGGGCGACAGCGCTGTTACCGCCGCTGAAGCCGCCTCCTCCggtgggcagcagcgacaactgcagcagcttcgtgcACAACGCGGCGTCAACCGGGGTGCCGGGGCGGCCGTGGATGCTCTCCAGCACGTGCGTCTGGAAGCGCAGGCGACGCAGGGTGGAGATGACGAACATGCGCGGCCCCTCCTCGAGCCCTTTAATGAGCgcagaggagaagaagaTTATAC of Leishmania infantum JPCM5 genome chromosome 16 contains these proteins:
- a CDS encoding tyrosyl or methionyl-tRNA synthetase-like protein, producing MASHAEGRLLRRSVPYVESWIAELTPKPVASAAGAAPAPKGKAKGGAASTGTENATAMSRCCFAVGKVLEVSRHPESEKLYIEKIDLGAELNMLSNNEPRTILSGLQEFVKEEDFVNRLVLVIANLEPRKIGGIPSAGMVLCASTGEDPHDPALAGQGERKVVLLDIPEGTAVGERVVFEGHDMPYEPVLKKKLAKNFEEVMKDVCSSADGVVCWQGKPFQTSAGVIKASLCNARIS